The window TGCCAATTGTGCAGGGGGATGCTCTCTACGGCCTGGTGTGTGCCCTCAACAGTGGCCCCCGTCCTTGGGCTGCTTGGGAAGTGGAGACCCTGCGAGAGGTGGCAACCCAGGTGGGCGGTGCCATTAAGCAGGCCCGTCTCTACAACCAGGTGCAGCGGCTGAATACTGACCTGGAGCAGCAGGTGGCCCAGCGAACCGAGGAATTGCAAACCGCCCTTGAGTTTGAGGCGACCCTTAAACGGATTACCGACCGGGTGCGCGACAGCCTAGACGTCAATCAGATTATGCTGACGGCGGTGAAAGAGCTGACCGAGGCCCTAGAGGTGAAGGGGTCGAATACATCGCTCTATGATCTGGAGCAGGGCACCTCGACGATCTATTACGAGTACAACAGCTCTAGCCCGTCGTACCAAGGTCGAGTTGCTCAAATGGAGGCCTTTCCGGAGGTGTACCATCAGCTGCTGGACGGGCAGTATTTTCAGTTTTGCTCGGTGGAGCCGAACCCGGTGCGGGGCTATGTGGCCATGCTGGCCTGCCCGGTGGTGGATGATCGGGGCGTGCTGGGCGATCTTTGGCTGATTAACGATCGCGACTACGGCTTTAACGACATTGAGATTCGCCTGGTGCAGCAGGTGGCTAACCAATGTGCGATCGCCATTCGCCAGGCTCGACTTTACCAGGCGGCTCAGTCGCAGGTGGCCGAGCTAGAGCGGCTCAACACCCTCAAAGACGACTTTCTCAGCACCGTTTCTCACGAGTTGCGCACCCCGGTGACCAGCATGCGGGTGGCACTGCAACTGCTAGGGGTCACCCTAAATCAAGAATTTGACCTCACTGCCGATCTGCAAAAACCTAAGGCGGAGCGAACCCGCATTGGCCGCTACTACAGTATTTTGCAGGAGGAGTGTGAGCGCGAAATTAGCCTGATCAACGATCTGCTCGACCTTCAGCGCCTGGATGTGGGTAATCATCCCATTCAGCCCGAGCCAATTTTGCTAGAACCCTGGCTCGCAGGCTGGATTGACAGCTTTGTGACCCGCGCTAAGAGCCGCGATCAAACCTTGAGGTTAATAGCAACTTCGACCCTGCCAGTGCTGTACAGCGATCTGGCCAGCCTAGAGCGAGTGCTGGCTGAATTGCTAAACAACGCCTGCAAATATACCCCACCGGGGGAATCTATTACGCTAGAGGTTTTGCCTAACCCAGCGGCTCCTAGCGAACAGGTGTGCATTGCCCTTACCAACAGTGGAGTGACGATTCCGGCAGAGGAAATGACCCGGATCTTTGACAAATTTTATCGGGTGCCTAGCGCTGACCCCTGGAAGCAGGGGGGAACAGGTCTAGGTCTGGCTTTGGTGAAAAAGCTGGTCGCCCATCTGGGGGGCGATATCGCGGTTACTAGTGATCCTGGGCAAACCTGTTTTACCATCACCCTGCCCACGCAACCGGCGCTCACTCGATAGGCTTTAACTCGATAAGATAGAGACACGAGTCAACCGTAGTCTCTACTGGATAAACGCCAATGGACAGCGCTGCAAACGAGATCCCTTCGCCGGCGATCTACACCGGGCAATTTGGCGACTACACGATT is drawn from Leptolyngbya subtilissima AS-A7 and contains these coding sequences:
- a CDS encoding GAF domain-containing sensor histidine kinase, coding for MSTLPLDPLPQEDRPQSEVADAAFGEVLDAIATPLWITDAGDRWCFHNRACTALLGGDRLASNDRQQGVEILPPGVGQPVLAAGQRALASGDEQTAVVEIADAAGEHRRLLATVKRFGAADREPQLMVSLQDMTPLHEVEQTLQRQSERDRLLGAIAQHLLRSLNSEDLLQTTVNEVRRFLGIDRVLFYSFDPDYNGVVAESASSTMANAVTAQTDLNFIPADLMRYRQGEMEVLDDMASAHLPPDYLAKFAQAQVKACLVMPIVQGDALYGLVCALNSGPRPWAAWEVETLREVATQVGGAIKQARLYNQVQRLNTDLEQQVAQRTEELQTALEFEATLKRITDRVRDSLDVNQIMLTAVKELTEALEVKGSNTSLYDLEQGTSTIYYEYNSSSPSYQGRVAQMEAFPEVYHQLLDGQYFQFCSVEPNPVRGYVAMLACPVVDDRGVLGDLWLINDRDYGFNDIEIRLVQQVANQCAIAIRQARLYQAAQSQVAELERLNTLKDDFLSTVSHELRTPVTSMRVALQLLGVTLNQEFDLTADLQKPKAERTRIGRYYSILQEECEREISLINDLLDLQRLDVGNHPIQPEPILLEPWLAGWIDSFVTRAKSRDQTLRLIATSTLPVLYSDLASLERVLAELLNNACKYTPPGESITLEVLPNPAAPSEQVCIALTNSGVTIPAEEMTRIFDKFYRVPSADPWKQGGTGLGLALVKKLVAHLGGDIAVTSDPGQTCFTITLPTQPALTR